The DNA sequence CTGAATAATTCTCTGAAACTGGCTATCGTAAGTTTCAGCATCGTCTTGGTTATCTCCATGATTTATATTTCAGGCGGCTCTGGTGAAGCCCCACTTGAAGACAAGACAGCGATACAAAGAATGGCTTTGAGGGCAGATGATTTGTATATGCGATTTACCCAGCAAGAGAATGAAGCAGCTATTGCTCTTTATGAAAAAATATTAGCGATGGATAGTGAACATATAATGGCCCGTGCAGGGCTTGCTAATGCTTTGGTTCAACGTGTCATAAGGTGGCCAAATGGTCTAAAAGGCGCCAACAGTGTTCAAGAATCCCTCGATCGTAATTTCTATCAAACTTCTGAGGCTATTGTCACTTTGAAACGAGCAGAAGCTCTAGCAAAGAGGGCTGTGCGCCTTGACCCCAATAATGCTGATGCCCTAAAATCACTAGGACTTACTTATTCAACAATGAATCGATTGGTAGAAGCTAAAAATATGTATGCTCGTGCAATAAAAATTGATGATAAAGCTTGGGAAGCAATGATAAACCTGAGCGAAATTCATGACATACAAGGTAATAATACTGCAAGCCTAGAGATGTTAGAGCGAGCATTTAAAACAATGGATGATGTGTATGATATCGAACCGCAACGAGTTGGGCCTTGGCAAGCTGCATTAGGAATTTTAATTGGTCATAAAAAAGAAAAGACTGGTGCTGTTCATGAAGCTGAGATTTGGTATCGACGTACGCTCCAAATTTCGCCCTTTGAACCAGAAGCGACAAAACGCCTAGCAGCTATTCTGAGAAATTCTGGGGATCGTGAGCAGGCTAATCAATTATGTACTGTTTTGAAGCAAAAAATTACAGGCATTACTGAGTGTTAGATATTAATAAAATCCCAATGTTGATAGAAAAAAACCACCGGCAAGCCGGTGGTTTTTTTTTGGTCCCATCATATTAGTCAGGGAGGAAAGACAGGACCGTCGTTATGGCTCTTTAAGCCGCGCGCTTTCTGAACTCAATTGCGCCGTAGATGAACCCGCCGGAGATCAAAAGACCGACCCAGAATTTCACCTGAGAGAAAGCATAAGCATACATATTTGATACTTTGAAGCTATCGATCGAGGCAAGCATTGCAGCTGCACTTTCTTCGTTATCAATATCCAAGTGGATGCTTCCATTTTCAGCATGCATAATCTGTGCTGTATACTCGACCCCTTCAGCAAACCCTACGGCGACATGCTGAGCGAAAGCTTCGATAAACTGTGTGCTTTCAAACATTGTCGCTTCAAGAATAGCAAGGACAACGATAGGCACGACTGCATACATGAAAGGCATCCGGTTGGAAAAAGATGATACAAAGATCAACCATCCAAAAATCGGCGCTGTCCACAAGAATACCAACAGTAGACTTGGGATTACCACAAACCAACTCTCAATGATCTGTCCCACAGGCCAGAATACTGAGATAGGAGCCCCTTGAATTCCAAAGAAGATTGTTAAAACAATTGCGGTAAACAACTGCAAGACAATTGCAGCGGCGAAAAAGATACCCATAGCCATCAACGTAGAGGTAAAGAACTTGACCAAAACTTCTGTGGCGTCTGAGACAGGCATCGACTTCCAGAATAAGATAGACTTATCACGACGATCTTCATACAGAGTCCCAAGAAGAGAGAAGAACATCACAAATGGAAGAGCAATCCAAAGGGCTGCAGAGGAAATAAGGAACATGAAAGAAAGGATATATCCTATTGCTTCCTTGCCATTCTCTCCAAGATTGTCCCACTTTTCACTGGCTTCACCCATGGTGAACTCATCAAATCTAATAGGTTCGTTCCCTAAAATAAGGGAGATAAGCGATGTGCCTGCAATGATGGCTATAATCACAAGAGGCGTATATAAATAGCCCCCTTTACCATCTAGGAATTCGCGCTTAATAAGGGCTGATATTTTTTGTGTTGTTGTCATTACCCTACTCCTTTCCAACTGTTTGACTGTCGCCAACTGTCGCGACAAAGATATCTGCAAGTCCCAGGCGGCGTGTTTCGCCTAATGCGTTGAGAGCTTCACGGTCTGCCCCTTTGTATATAAAGGTTTTCTTTCCGAATGTGGCACCGCGACTCACGGGCTTCATACTCTCAGCATCCGCTTCCTTGCCTTTATCAACCATCAACTCAATATAGCTACTAGAGAGTGTATCCATCTCTTCATTCAAAACGATTTGACCGTCTCTGATGAAAATTACATCTGAGAGAATATGCTCAATCTCTTCCACATTATGTGTTGTGATTAAAATTGTTCTTTCCTCGTCAAAATATTCTTCCAGAAGGTCACTATAAAAATTCTTTCTGAAGATGATATCAAGGCCAAGTGTGGGTTCATCTAAAACCAAGACTTTTGCATCAATGCTCATGACAACAGCCAAATGCACCTGGACAGTCATCCCTTTAGACAAAGCCTTTATCTTGCGGTCCATTGGCACTGTTGTGCGTTTCAGATAGTCTTCAGCTTTGGAGCGATCGAATTTAGGATGTACGCCTTCAACATATTCTAAGACTTCGCTCACTTTCATCCATTTCGGGAGTGTGGCAACGTCCGCTATGAAGCAAACATCCTGCATTAAGGCATCTCTATCTTTCTTTGGATCTAGGCCAAGAACTGACAATTCACCTTCACAAGCAGAGAGGCCCAAAATTGCATTCAGCAACGTTGTCTTACCAGCGCCATTAGCACCGATAACGCCGACAATGCGGCCCTCAGGCACATCAAAGCTTACCCCTTTTAAGGCATGGAAAGAACCAAAGCTTTTTGACAAATTTCTAGCTGTAATTACTGGTTGTGTCATTAGTGCCCCCTCTTCGCATTTGCACCATCAAGAAGAACTTTCACATCAAGGCCTAGACGTGAAATTGTCTCTACGATGCGCGGCCACTCTTCTTTAATAAATTTTTCTTGTTCGTTGACCAATAGTTTTTCACGAGCACCATCGACAACATACATGCCGAGACCGCGTTTCTTTTCAATAAGACCTTCCATAACCAACTCCTGATAAGCTTTCGATGCTGTAATTGGGTTAATCTGCATTTCTACTGCAATATTTCTAACTGAGGGTAGGTTTTCACCTTCACCGATAGCGCCTTCCACGATAGCAGCCGCGACTTTATCGCGGAGCTGTCGGTAGATGGGCTGATCATCTGTCCATTCCGGCTTCATGTGTTTCTCCCTTAGGTTATGATACTGTTACTAGGAAAGCAGACTGGTTCGCAGAAGAGCGCACTGCAGGGGTTCTTTCTGCTGCACGACGAGAGCGCCTAATCTCGCGGCGGATATGTCTGTATTTATTTCTGTACATTGTAGTGTCCTCGCTTATTTGGTTGTGGCTTATATCATTATTGTTTTGCCACTTTGTTATTATTGGGATCTGCCACTTTAGTGATCTTTTGATCCAGTTAAAAGAGGGAGCCAGATTTGCTTCTGTCGTACAAGCCTTGTGGCTCCCCTTTTTTAGTTCACATTCAGAAGAGATTTGATTTCTTCCTCATGCAGTCCGACCCTTTTGGGTTCTTTATATTGGGCGGTGTGGTTTTCCACTATCTCGCCAGTTTCGTCCTCGCTGTCGTCACTCGGGCCTTATGACCTCTCTTGTAACTTGGGGCTTCTTCACCCTCTTATTCATTGCCGCGTCGGTTTTTCTGAGAACCTGATTTATATCTGTTTTAGTGCTCTACCGCGTCGGTGTATTAGTTATGTAGTACACTACTTCGATAATGTCAACGCTCCTTTTAGAAAAAAATGCACTCCTGCGATCATAAAAACTATTAACTTTATGTTTTTATTGTATTATTTAAATTATATTGATTTAGTATTTTTATATAACAGGTGTCCTATTAGTGTATTACTGCGACTAATAAGGTGTATTACCTCGTCAATATCATGTCTATTTGTGCCGTGATTCGGCCCTAGCAATAGAAGAAAGACACAATACAGCCACCTTATCAGCTATTCAACTTGCAAGCCGCAACAGAAAAGAGGACTGACACTGACTGTCAATCCTCCATTGGTATTCAATACACACTTTTACCTAATCTAGATTATTGTCTCGCCTTAGGCATTGGCTTTCGAGGCATCCTCTCATCCCGCATGGCGGCATTATAAATAAAGGCTGCCATAATTACAGAGGCCTGCTTCAGATCTGCTTCCTCAACATGATCAATCACATCAATCTGCGTATGATGAAGACGTGAACCGTAATCCAAAGGATCTTGAATGAACTGATAGCCCGGTAACCCTATCATTTGAAAAGACAGATGATCAGTCCCTGAGGTTCTATTTAATGTCACTGTCTTCGCGTCCAAATCTTTAAATGGCGCTAACCATTGTTTAAAGATCGCCGCCGCAGCGCTGTTATGTTCCGCATAAATGCCGCGAATTTTACCCGATCCATTATCAAGATTATAATAGACGGAAAATTTCTCATGAGCCTTTTTCACGCTTGGAGCTGCCTTAAAGTCACGCTGGAAAGTCGGTGCCATTCTTTTACGGCTTTCCACATCAGCTTTAGGGAAATCAGCATAGTGTTTAAAGACATGCTCTAGCGACCCATAGAGGCCTTGCTCTTCTCCACTCCATAAACCTACTCTGATGGTCCGCTTTGGTTTGATATTCAAGGCTTTCAGAATACGGATGGCCTCCATCACAACTGCAACACCCGCGCCGTTATCTACGGCACCGTCTCCCATAAACCAACTATCTAAATGTGCACCAGCCATAACGATTTCAGATTTCTTTCGACCAGACCCTGGAATTTCTGCAATGGTGTTATATCCATTCGGGTCTGCATCGTAGAAGGTCGCCCCTACATTCATCTTAATCTTTACCGGTTCTCCGTTTTCAAGGCGGCGTAGAATTCGATTATAGCTTTCTGCGGACAACATCACTTGTGGGATTTCTGGGGTAAAGCCTTTCCTAAGATTATAAGCCGTTGCATTAATAAGAGCAGCATCTCGCCAACTGCCGTTCACAGAGGCCAAAGCCCCCTCCTTCTTAAGAAAAGCATCAATCTTTCCAGCCTTATTGATCATGCTTGCAAACATATCAATGGGGAATAATTCTTCCCCTACCTTATTAGGGACTTTAAAGGCTGTCATTTCATCTAGTCGATCTTCAGAGAGTCGTTCTTTCATTTTCTCACGAGGATCTCTGATTTTTTTCTTACTACTTATTGCAACAATCTTGCCTTTCAGCTTCCCCTCATATTTCTTCAGATTTGCTAAATTACTGGTGTTTATATGAATGACTTCAGCTTCAATTTCCCCCTGCGTTCCAGGATGCCAGCTCACAGGGATTCCTTGAAGACTGACAACTTTTGGCGCTGTCATGGCAATAGAAACATGCTCAAATGTCCAACCCCTTCCAAAATCAAACGGTTCAAGATGGGCATTTTTCAATCCCCACTCTTGAAGCTTAGCCAGAGTCCAATCGTTGGCTTCCCGCATGGCAGGGCTCCCTGTGAGGCGACTGCCAATCTTATCGGTAAGATGTGTTAACGTTTTCATGACTTGAGAGTTGACAAATCCTTCATGCCGAATGGCTGTCATCACTTCTAAATCAATTTTTTCCGCTGAATTAACTGTCCCTGTCACTGAAGCTGCGACCAGAGCAGTCAGCATAAATTTCTTAAACATAACCTCTCCCACTGATATATTTTCAATTCATAGAATACTCTAAATTCTTATCATAGAAAATCAATTCTATGAATAGGAAATTGGATATAACACTAGCCTCACCTTCCCGTCGTTGTTTTGGATGAAAAATCATCTAAACTTAACTTGATTGCGATACTGACCCGCCCTATCCTCTTTTTAGAAAATTCACGGGGAGATAAAGATGTATTCGAAAATCAAAAATGGTCTTATGACAAGTATTGCCCTCAGCATTGCGCTACCTGCTGTTGCACTGGAGGCCCCTAACAAGACTATTTCAACAACAGTCAAAAGCCCAACTAAAGATAAAAATTGGCAAGTGAAGAAACCAAATTTTTCTGTTAAAGCCACAAAAGCCACTCTTGATGTAACGGAAGGGACATGGATGAGTTTGGATGTGAGTCCTGACGGTAAAATGATCGCCTTTGATCTTTTGGGCGATATTTATCTGATGCCGATAGAAGGCGGGAAAGCTCGAAATATTTCTTCTGGGATGCAGTGGGATATGCAACCACGTTTTAGTCCAGATGGCAAAAGAATAGCCTTTACAAGTGATCGTGCAGGTGGGGACAATATATGGACAATGAATTTAGAGGGAAAAAACCTCTATCAAATTACCAAAGAGAAATTCACGCTCCTAAACAACCCTACTTGGTCTAAAGATGGCAACTACATCGCAGCGCGCAAACATTTTACAACCTCGCGGTCTCTAGGAACCGGCGAAATTTGGATGTATCATATAGAAGGTGGGAATGGATTGCCTGTTGTGAAACGACCAAACAAGGCCTATCAAAAAGAACTCGGTGAACCTATGTTTTCCGCCGATGGTGAAAAAATCTATTATACCCAGAACGTAACATCTGGAAACCGTTTCATCTACTCACAAGATACCAACAAGGAAATTTTCAACATCAAGGCTGTGGATCTTTCAACTGGAGATATCGAAACAGTTGCTGGAGGGGCTGGCGGTGCTGTCCGTGCGACACCAAGTCCTGATGGGAAATATCTTGCTTTTATCAGACGTGTCCGCGCTGATAGTCGCTTGTTTATAAGAGACCTTGAAACTGGAGAAGAGCGTATGATCCATGACACTATGGATCAGGACATGCAAGAAACATGGGCTGTTCAGGGCGTCTATCCCAATATGGATTGGACCCCGGATGGACAGTCTCTCATTTTTTGGGCAAAGGGAAAAATTCAACGAATTAATGTGGTCAGCGGTGTCGTAAAAACCATTCCTTTCCGCGTTAAGGACGAACGCACACTCTATCCAGCCCCGCAGTATAAAGTTGATGTGGCTCCGGAGAGCTTTAAGACAAAAATGGTCCGCTTTGCAACGCCGTCGCCTGATGGCCGATATGTCGTCTTCGAAAGCCTTGGCAAGTTATGGCTTCAAGGACCAGACGGCAAAACAAAAAGACTTACGAAAGATAAAGGCACTCATCACGAAATGCATCCCGTCTGGAGCAATGATGGGGCAGCTGTTTACTTCTCGACTTGGGATGACACAGACCTTGGGCAGATAAGAGGTATTAAAGCTCGGGGTGGGAAATCAAAAATTCTATCAAAGAAAGCGGGACGCTATGCAGACCTCTCTGTCTCAAAAGACGGAAAAACCCTTTATTTCAAAAAGCAAGGACGCTCTGCCCTCCTGACTGCCGCAGGGACACTTAACTCGGGCCTTTATTCTATGGCTGCAAAAGGCGGAGAAATGACAAAAATCATATCCTCGGGCAGTCATCCTCATGAGGGACCCAATGGTCGAGTTTATTTTACCAGTCGCGGGCACCTAAAATCTGTCACTAAAGGCGGGTTTGATATACGTACCCACGCTAGCGCACAATATGCTAACAGATTTATCCTCTCGCCTGATGGAACCCATGTAAGCTGGATTGCCAACTATCATACCTATGTGGCCCCTCTGCCCAAAACTGGTGCAAAAATTACTTTAGGGACACAGACAAGCGGTATCCCTATCGCAAGAATATCAAAGGACGGTGCACTCTATCAAGGATGGGACTCTTCTGGAAAAAAAATCCACTGGTCCATAGGCGCAACACTAAAATCTGCGAAGGTGGAGGAGGCCTTTAAAAAAGATTTCATTGCCCCTTCTGATGGGCGTGATCTCTCCATGCAAGTGACCACAGACAAACCTTCCACTTTATTGGCGATTAAAGGGGCTCGCTTAATAACCATGGATGCTACCAAGTCCGTCATCGAAGACGGCACTGTTCTTGTCCAGGGCAATCGAATTGTTGCGATTGGTGAAACCGGGTCCATTGAAATTCCAGCAGGCGCTAAAACCGTTGATGCACGCGGGAAAACAATCATTCCCGGAATTATTGATATTCACGCACACGGGCCCTACGGCACAGGCGATACCATTCCTCAACAAAACTGGGACGTTCAGGGTCATCTGGCTTTAGGTGTAACCACCGTCCATAATCCATCAAGTGTTGCAAAGCTTGCCTTTGCCGCAGCTGAATATCAAAAGGCTGGTCAAATTGTTGCCCCCCGCATTTATTCAACGGCCGAGATTATATATGGTGCCAAATCTAGTTATTGGGTTAATATTAATGGCATGGAAGATGCTCTTGCAGCAGTCAGGCGATTAAAAGCTCAAGGCGCCATTTCTGTCAAAAATTATAACCAGCCAAGGCGTAATCAGCGCCAGCAGGTTGTAGAAGCAGCACGCCGTGAAGGCATGATGGTTGTTGCTGAAGGGGGATCTCTCTATCATATGGATATGAATATGATTGCTGATGGCAACACAGGGATTGAACACAACATCCCTGTCCAAGATGCCTACGAAGATGTCTATCAATATTGGTCGCAGAGTAATGTGGGCTATACACCCACTGTGAACGTTGGTTTCGGTGCTATGCAGGGCGAAACCTATTTTTATCAACATAGTGATGTTTGGAAGCACCCAATTCTTTCTAACTTTGTTCCGCCTAAAATGCTTCAAGCAGCCTCTGTAAGACGCCTTGCCGGTCCCGATTCTGATTACGGTTTCTTTCAACAAGTCAAAGTCGCCAAGGAACTGATGAAACGGGGTGTGACAGTTAACATTGGTGCCCATGGTCAGAGAGAAGGTCTCGGCAGTCACTGGGATATGTGGCAATATAAATTAGGCGGGATGACCGAGATGGAAGTTCTGCAAACCGCGACTATTAATCCGGCACGCTATATGGGGATGGAAGATGACTTAGGGTCACTTGAAAAGGGAAAACTTGCTGATTTATTAATCTTAGACGCCAATCCCCTTGAGGATATTTTCAATACAGACAATATTCATCGAATTATGTTGAATGGGCGTCTTTATGATACGAACCTCAATGAAACCATCACAGGTAACCATAAACAGCGCCCTTTCTATTGGCAGGGCAAAGCTGAAAGCGAGATAAGATAAAATGATCAAAATAAAGGGGCGTGACAGCCCCTTTATTTTATTGAAAGGAAATCACAAATGTTTGGTTATAAATCCATCCCTTTTGGGGATCATTTTCGTCGAGATAATATAAAAACTTCTTCACTGCACGCCTGGCATTAATCTCTAATATCTTTACGCCTGGATCGGATTTTGTGGCAACGGTACAGGTGACAAGACCAGTCGGATCTATTACCATTGAAGTCGTGACAGAGCCGGGCTTATATTGATAGCGTTTCTTTTTGGGAATAAGGGCATCTTCCATATAGGCAGGCTTTAATGAGGCGCCAATTAAGGGATTATGGCCCCAATATTTTTTCGAGGCTAGCATACTATAGACAATACCTGAATAATTCTTAGATTGTAGCTCTTGCAAAAGCTGTGCATATCTAGGTTCAACAGGGCAGTTCTTTTCCTTATAAAAGCCTATGCCCTTTTCCAGTTGTTCACTGGCTTGCTTCAATCGCTTTTTCCGAATTAAGAGCTCTGCTTCAATATAAAGTGTATGCGGTTCAACTTTTGTGGCCTTGCTACGATGGACTTTCAAGCCCCATAGCGCATAGTCCGTTCGGCCTGTAAGATAGGCAGTTTGGTAAAAATATTCAAAGTAAGTTGGCCATACAGCCACAATAGGAGATTTCTTTTCAAGCAATCCCTTTAGTGTTGCAAAGGCGCTGTCATAGTCTCTATTCTTAATATCAATAACGGCCGTTATATAGACTAAAAAATCTTGGCTCAATCTATCCAGTTTTTTTATCCGATTATATTTTTCAACGAGCTTGTTTAGCTTGCCTGTCTGACGATCCTCAACCTTTTGAAGTCGCTTTGCTTCCTTCTGGATAAATTTTTGAATGTCCTGAGAATAGTCTTTGATAGCCAGTCGTCTCCCCTGCTGTCGTGCAAGATATCGCTCTTTTCTAAGTTGTGCTAAAGTTCGCTGCCTCTTGGTCGTGCGCGTTTTATAATAATGCGTTTGATTTGAGGCTTTCACATATTCTGATACTAACTTCTTAAATCGATCTTTACCTTTCAGGGTCCCTTGTGCAGGGATGGTAAAAATCAGTGCTAGGAAACTAATCCACAACAAAATTTTCATAAAATGATCCAATAAAAAAATTAATAATTTATCTTAAAAAATAAAATACGGCTCTATTCTTCCAGTAATTGGTCTGACCTTTGCTCTGAAACAGTCTCAACGGTCTTTAACGCACGCAGCATCACATTTTTCCGGGTATCTAATTTCGCTACATGATTCTGGGCTGCATCCAGGCTTTTTGAAATACTCTGAACTTGATCGCCGTATTTTTCAAACTCGCGCTTCACAGCACCAAGAACATCCCAAACATCATTGGCTCTATCCTGAAGCACCAACTGCCTAAAGCCCATACGGAAGGTTGACAGCATGACTTGTAAATTTGTTGGCCCTGCGATGGTGACATTGAATTCGCGTTGTAAGCGTTCAAATAATCCAGGACGGCGGAGTATTTCTGCGTACAGACCTTCAGTTGGGACAAAAAGAATAGCCCACTCAGTTGTAGAGGGCGGATTGATATATTTACTACTAATATCCTTAGCTGAACGGATTATAGCCCGCTCCAAATCCTCAGAAGCTTTTTTAAGTGCATTCGTATCCCCTGCTTCTGCAGCATCAAGCAAGCGATCATAATCTTCGCGGTGAAATTTAGCATCCACGGGCAAATAAACATCTTTTTCCATGCCGGGGACTTTAATGCCAAATTCTACCCGCTCACCGCCACTTGGTTTGCCGCAATCATAATTGGTCACGAATTGATCATTGCCAAGGAAATCTTCAATGAGCATGGATAATTGGACTTCGCCGTATCCGCCTCGGGACTTCACGTTGGTGAGGACGCGCTTCAAGCTACCCACATCTGAAGCGAGAACTTGCATTTCACCAAGCCCCTTGTGAACACTCTCAAGGCGTTCCGAAACAGTTTTAAAGCTCTCTGTTAAGCGCTTTTCTAACGCTGATTGCAGCTGCTCATCAACAGTTTTGCGCATGTCATCCAGCTTCTTACTATTTTCTTCACGAAGCTGTTTCATATTCTTATCTAGGCCATCTCTGAACTTAAGCTGCTGCTCCCCTTGATCGGCGCCTAATTTCCGAATGGTTTCAGCAAGCAAATTCAATCGTTCTTCTTGGCTTTTACCCAAAGCATCAAGGCGAGCATTCACTTCTGTGCGCTGTTCTTTATTGAGCTTTTGGTTTTCTTCTCGGAAGTCTTTATTGAGATATTGCAGTCCCTTCATCAGTTCTTCCATCCGCATCTCAAGCTTTATCAGGGATTGAACTTGAGAAGTATCGCCGGCTTTTGAGTGTGTCTCATTATGTTTTAATTTTAAGAGAATGAACGCTGCAAGAAGACATGCAAGGCCTGAAAGGCCGACACTGAAATATGATATGACATCCATAAAAAATCCCCTCTGGATAGATCGTAAAATACATAGCACACAAGAACAAAAAGGAAACGCATTATTTCCATAAAAAAAAGCCCGGCGAACCGGGCTTGATCATTTCTATTCTATGGAAACAACTACTGAAGCTTCAGAGGGACCATGACTTTGCTGCCCTCTCGGGTCTGCACGTAAAGGACAATACTTTTCTTATCATCTTCACGAAGTTCTTCAATGCGACTTTCCACCTCAGATGGAAGCTCGACATCTCTGAACTGCACCTTCAGGATTGTCATCCCTGCCGATAATCCTGCTTTGCGCGCCGCTGAACGGGGATCTACACGCAAGATTAAGACACCTTCTGCTCCTTCACCGAGACGGAAGCGACGTTTTAACTCACCATTTAATTTAGCAAGCTGCATGCCTTCAACACTTGTTGGCGTTTCCTCGTCTTCCTCACTGTCGCGCTGACCCACAATATCTACAGCTTCTTCTGATTTCAATTCACCTGTATTGACATCTAAAGTCATCTTTTTGAACTCTTCGCCTTCACGACGTAAGATTTCCATCTTCACCGTTTTCCCAACAGGGGTCGCTGCAACGAGGCGCGGAAGATTATCTTTCTCTGTAACTTTTCTTCCGTCCCAAGAAACAATGATGTCTTCTACTTTCACACCAGCTTTATCTGACGGTGCATCTTTAACAACTTCAGAAACCACTGCACCATTGACTGTGTCTAAACCCATGGCTTCAGCGAGATCTTTATCCAAAGCTCTGATAGAGACGCCCAACCATCCACGGCGCGTTTTACCATATTCTTTCAACTGCCCGATGACACGCTGGGCATCACTTGCAGGAATTGAAAAGCCAATGCCGATGTTGCCGCCTGTTGTGGAAATGATAACTGTGTTAACACCAACAACATCACCGTTCATATTAAAGAGAGGCCCACCACTGTTTCCTCTATTGATCGGAGCATCCGTTTGAAGGTAGTTATCATAGGTGCTTTCTCTTGTATTGGACAGACGACGCGCTTTACCAGAAATAATGCCTGCTGTTACAGTGCCGCCAAACCCATAAGGATTTCCAATAGCCAATGCCCAATCACCAACGCGAACACTGTCACTATCGCCCCATTTCACAAAAGGGAATTTTTCA is a window from the Temperatibacter marinus genome containing:
- a CDS encoding Do family serine endopeptidase: MNNRYKQHAKAKAITIQKQQNWMVKLSLGFLLVISLIATAALQAQATVRGAPDSFADLVEKLQPAVVNISTVIKRKQTRNPRMPKGNDWLDNEMLERFKDRYFDSEPRESRSLGSGFIISADGYVVTNNHVVKDASEITIRMVDGKEYKAVIRGRAEEVDLALLKIESDEKFPFVKWGDSDSVRVGDWALAIGNPYGFGGTVTAGIISGKARRLSNTRESTYDNYLQTDAPINRGNSGGPLFNMNGDVVGVNTVIISTTGGNIGIGFSIPASDAQRVIGQLKEYGKTRRGWLGVSIRALDKDLAEAMGLDTVNGAVVSEVVKDAPSDKAGVKVEDIIVSWDGRKVTEKDNLPRLVAATPVGKTVKMEILRREGEEFKKMTLDVNTGELKSEEAVDIVGQRDSEEDEETPTSVEGMQLAKLNGELKRRFRLGEGAEGVLILRVDPRSAARKAGLSAGMTILKVQFRDVELPSEVESRIEELREDDKKSIVLYVQTREGSKVMVPLKLQ